AGAATTTTTAAATAAACCTATCAGTGCTGCAGTGGAAAAAGTAATGGAAGAGCGTAAGACCGTGCTTATCAATGAACCCGGCCAGCACGTACTGTGCAAAGGCTGTGGCCCCATGGAAAACGGTGAGGAATGCAAATTTAGTTCTGAAGTTATTGCTCCGATTATTGCCGAAGGAGATCCGATTGGTGCAGTAATTTTATGTTCTAAGGAACCAAATGTACGCATGGGTGACATGGAGGTTAAACTGGCGGAAACTGCTGCAGGATTTTTAGCAAAACAAATGGAACAATAAGGGCGCATAGGCGCTCTTTTCTTTTTGCTGCAGTAGAAAGTGAGTCAGGGGACGGTTCTCTGACTCACTCTTCGCAACAACATGAGTCAAGGAACCGTCCCCTGACTCTCCGGCAACCTCTAAACGAATTATTGCAATTAACAAAAACAATACTAAAATAGCATTTGCTGGTATAATATAGAAACATAAAGCCATGGGTGGGAGAGGGTCTCGAGGTGACGGGAGAAAGGTTCTTACAGGGAGCGATTATACTTAGTGTTGCAGGCATGGTTAGCAAATTGTTGGGCGCTTTATACCGCATTCCCCTGGCCCGGATCTTAGGCGGCGAGGGTATGGGGCTCTACCAGATGGCCTATCCTATCTATACCAGCATCCTTGCTCTGTCTACAGCGGGTATTCCGGTGGCCATTTCGATTTTAGTGGCGGAAAAACTGGCGAACGGGGATTACAGGGGTGCCAAGAGGGTATTTACAGTTTCTTTAGCCTTGTTGTCTTTAACCGGATTGATCTTCGCCTACCTGGTTTTTTCCGGCGCGAGTTTTTTGGCTCATATTGTGCTACAGGAGCCCCGGGCATTGTATCCCATAGCCGCTATTGCCCCTGCTATTTTTTTCACGGCGGTGGTGTCTGCTTTCCGGGGTTATTTCCAGGGCTACCAGGTGATGGTGCCTACAGCTGTTTCTCAGGTCGTAGAGCAATTAGCAAGGGTAACCACAGTTTTAACCGGAGCTATTGTGCTTTTGCCCTACGGCATCGAATTGGCAGCCGGAGCTGCAACCTTCGGGGCTGTAACCGGTGGAGCCGCAGCGCTCGTGGTTTTGGCCGTATTCTTCTTAAGAATGCCTCAAAGAAGAGGGGGCGAGGGCTTCCGTAGATTCCAGGAGGAATCAACCTGGAGCTTGGTTTCCAGGATAATTAAAATAGCATTGCCTTTATCGGTCGGGGGTTTAGTAATGCCGATGATGCAGGTGGTGGATGCATTGATTGTGCCCATTAGGCTGCAAGCTGCGGGAATGACGGCTTCCAGAGCTACCGAATTGTTTGGCCAA
This region of Zhaonella formicivorans genomic DNA includes:
- the spoVT gene encoding stage V sporulation protein T, with the translated sequence MKATGIVRRIDDLGRVVIPKEIRRTLRIREGDPLEIFVDREGEVILKKYSPIGELGDFAKEYADSLYEAIGHIACISDRDSIIAVAGAPKKEFLNKPISAAVEKVMEERKTVLINEPGQHVLCKGCGPMENGEECKFSSEVIAPIIAEGDPIGAVILCSKEPNVRMGDMEVKLAETAAGFLAKQMEQ
- a CDS encoding putative polysaccharide biosynthesis protein, whose amino-acid sequence is MTGERFLQGAIILSVAGMVSKLLGALYRIPLARILGGEGMGLYQMAYPIYTSILALSTAGIPVAISILVAEKLANGDYRGAKRVFTVSLALLSLTGLIFAYLVFSGASFLAHIVLQEPRALYPIAAIAPAIFFTAVVSAFRGYFQGYQVMVPTAVSQVVEQLARVTTVLTGAIVLLPYGIELAAGAATFGAVTGGAAALVVLAVFFLRMPQRRGGEGFRRFQEESTWSLVSRIIKIALPLSVGGLVMPMMQVVDALIVPIRLQAAGMTASRATELFGQLTGMAGSLINLPTIITISLAVSLVPAVSEAVAKRRRPQAISRIAASLRITILLCLPAAAGLAVLAKPISVLLYDVAEVGIPLAYLAPGILFLGLYQTTSGALQGLSKTFIPVTNLLIGLVLKSFLNYYLTAIPGVDVRGAAIATVSAFFLAFLLNFFALRQLIGLKLAAMDSLFLPGLATGLMAVAIKHLYQFSLGFVPGSFATLAAVFAGIFIFFFSLLMLGGLTVEDVAMVPGVGKKVASFLQKIRLLR